A genomic segment from Streptomyces sp. NBC_01233 encodes:
- a CDS encoding TetR/AcrR family transcriptional regulator, with the protein MGHREDLLEGAKKCLVEKGFVRTTARDIVSASGTNLASIGYHYGSKDALLAQAFIGLMEEWGAVFQVGLDGEGGSLERFRALWEGVLAAHEKSGPVWAASLEVALGRDQRPELRSMLAASQAEGRRGLISLLTGTPEDQLDDRDERTLGTFYQALLNGLMIQWLFDPESAATAEEFTEGMRRAAEAMTRPRESEDGE; encoded by the coding sequence ATGGGACATCGCGAAGATCTGCTCGAAGGTGCCAAGAAGTGCCTGGTCGAGAAGGGGTTCGTGCGCACGACCGCGCGCGACATCGTCAGCGCCTCGGGAACCAACCTGGCGTCCATCGGCTACCACTACGGCTCGAAGGACGCCCTGCTCGCCCAGGCCTTCATCGGCCTGATGGAGGAGTGGGGCGCCGTCTTCCAGGTCGGCCTGGACGGTGAGGGCGGGTCGCTGGAGCGGTTCCGCGCGCTCTGGGAGGGCGTCCTCGCAGCACACGAGAAGTCGGGTCCGGTCTGGGCGGCCAGCCTGGAGGTGGCACTCGGCAGGGACCAGCGGCCGGAGCTGCGGTCCATGCTCGCCGCCTCGCAGGCCGAGGGGCGCCGCGGCTTGATCTCCCTGCTGACCGGGACCCCCGAGGACCAGCTCGACGACCGGGACGAGCGCACGCTCGGCACGTTCTACCAGGCGCTGCTGAACGGCCTGATGATCCAGTGGCTGTTCGATCCGGAGTCGGCGGCCACGGCGGAGGAGTTCACCGAGGGCATGCGCCGGGCGGCCGAGGCGATGACGCGTCCCCGGGAATCCGAGGACGGGGAGTAA